A single Cryomorphaceae bacterium DNA region contains:
- the arsC gene encoding arsenate reductase (glutaredoxin) (This arsenate reductase requires both glutathione and glutaredoxin to convert arsenate to arsenite, after which the efflux transporter formed by ArsA and ArsB can extrude the arsenite from the cell, providing resistance.), translated as MKIYHNPRCRKSRETLAIIEDNGGNAEIVLYLEDPPTVDELRDLLSKLGLRPDELVRKGEAIWKEEFKGKELGDEEILLAMAEYPKLIERPIVVKGKKAVLGRPPENVLELL; from the coding sequence ATGAAGATTTACCACAATCCGCGTTGCCGCAAGAGCCGGGAGACCTTGGCTATCATTGAGGACAATGGTGGTAATGCCGAGATCGTACTCTACCTGGAGGATCCGCCGACCGTGGATGAATTGCGCGATTTGTTGAGCAAATTGGGCCTACGGCCCGATGAGCTCGTCCGCAAAGGAGAGGCCATCTGGAAAGAGGAGTTCAAGGGTAAAGAGCTAGGCGACGAAGAGATTTTGCTCGCTATGGCAGAATACCCCAAGTTGATTGAACGACCAATAGTGGTGAAAGGAAAAAAGGCCGTCCTGGGACGACCTCCTGAAAATGTTTTAGAACTGCTGTAA
- the fumC gene encoding class II fumarate hydratase, whose product MEFRIEKDTMGDVQVPADKYWGAQTERSRNNFKIGPAASMPLEIVYGFAYLKKAAAHANCQLGVLAEEKRDLISQVCEEILDGEHDDQFPLVIWQTGSGTQSNMNVNEVVANRAHVLNGGTLGEGDRVIHPNDDVNKSQSSNDTFPTGMHIAIYKRVVETTIPGVELLRNTLQAKSEAFMDVVKIGRTHLMDATPLTLGQEFSGYVSQLDHGLKALRNTLDHLSELALGGTAVGTGINTPEGYADLVAAKIAQFTGLPFVSAENKFEALAAHDALVETHGALKQLAVSLNKIANDVRLLASGPRSGIGEIIIPANEPGSSIMPGKVNPTQAEAMTMVCAQVIGNDMAIAVGGAQGHYELNVFKPVMAANVLQSARLIGDACVSFNDHCAVGIEPNRKNIEAHVNNSLMLVTALNTKIGYEKAAKIAKTAHENGTTLKEEAVNLGYLTPDEFDEWVRPEDMTGSLK is encoded by the coding sequence ATGGAATTTCGCATTGAGAAAGATACCATGGGAGACGTTCAAGTCCCTGCTGACAAGTACTGGGGCGCCCAAACAGAACGTTCCAGAAACAACTTCAAGATTGGTCCAGCGGCCAGCATGCCCCTGGAAATCGTCTACGGTTTCGCTTATTTGAAGAAGGCCGCAGCCCATGCAAACTGTCAGCTGGGTGTTTTGGCCGAAGAGAAAAGAGACTTGATCTCTCAAGTCTGCGAGGAAATCCTCGACGGGGAACACGACGATCAATTTCCCTTAGTGATCTGGCAAACGGGGTCGGGAACTCAGTCCAACATGAATGTCAACGAGGTTGTTGCCAACCGTGCGCACGTGTTGAACGGCGGAACCCTGGGTGAAGGAGATCGCGTGATCCACCCGAATGACGATGTGAACAAATCTCAATCCTCGAACGACACCTTCCCAACGGGAATGCACATCGCCATCTACAAGCGCGTGGTGGAGACGACTATTCCAGGAGTTGAGCTGCTGCGCAATACGCTTCAGGCGAAATCTGAAGCCTTCATGGATGTGGTGAAGATCGGTCGTACACACCTTATGGACGCAACGCCCTTGACGCTAGGTCAAGAGTTTTCAGGATATGTTTCACAGCTCGATCACGGACTTAAAGCACTTCGCAACACCTTGGATCACTTGAGTGAATTGGCGCTCGGAGGAACGGCCGTAGGTACGGGTATCAATACCCCGGAAGGGTATGCGGACCTCGTGGCGGCGAAGATCGCTCAGTTCACGGGATTGCCCTTTGTCAGTGCGGAGAACAAGTTTGAGGCACTTGCGGCGCACGATGCCCTAGTGGAAACACACGGTGCATTGAAACAGCTCGCGGTTTCTTTGAATAAGATTGCCAATGACGTTCGTCTTTTGGCCTCAGGACCGCGCTCGGGAATTGGTGAGATCATCATTCCAGCGAATGAGCCAGGAAGCTCGATCATGCCTGGAAAGGTTAATCCGACTCAGGCGGAGGCCATGACTATGGTTTGCGCTCAGGTGATTGGAAACGATATGGCGATTGCTGTAGGGGGTGCTCAAGGGCATTACGAATTGAACGTGTTCAAGCCAGTGATGGCGGCGAATGTGCTGCAGAGTGCACGTCTGATTGGAGATGCTTGTGTTAGCTTCAACGACCACTGCGCGGTGGGCATAGAACCCAACCGTAAGAACATCGAAGCACATGTCAACAACAGCCTGATGTTGGTCACAGCTTTGAATACCAAGATAGGATATGAGAAGGCGGCCAAGATTGCCAAGACAGCTCATGAGAATGGAACGACCTTGAAAGAGGAGGCCGTAAATCTCGGGTATTTGACTCCCGATGAATTCGATGAGTGGGTGCGTCCGGAGGATATGACCGGAAGCTTGAAGTAA
- a CDS encoding DUF1905 domain-containing protein, producing MDGVFHLEGPIEQLGGTMSSYAGLRVPGSIVAQLPKKNRTRLLVVVEDMVELPCGLTSFGDGDYFFMFAKRNRKKVGKDIGETVQYTVQEHPLPLGVEMSEVLEVLLEQDENARRIWDDLTDGRKRTIIFSIGRIKDIDRQIQTIINLLNQSLKS from the coding sequence ATGGATGGGGTGTTTCATCTCGAAGGACCCATTGAACAGCTGGGCGGAACCATGTCCTCATATGCCGGACTCCGCGTTCCGGGAAGCATTGTGGCTCAATTGCCCAAGAAGAACCGCACGCGATTGCTGGTGGTGGTAGAAGATATGGTGGAGCTGCCTTGTGGGCTCACCAGTTTTGGGGACGGAGACTACTTTTTCATGTTCGCTAAGCGGAACCGCAAGAAAGTGGGCAAAGACATTGGAGAAACAGTTCAATACACCGTTCAAGAGCACCCGCTACCCTTGGGCGTCGAAATGTCTGAGGTGCTCGAGGTCCTGCTGGAGCAAGACGAAAATGCGCGACGTATATGGGACGACCTTACGGACGGACGAAAGCGCACCATCATATTCAGTATCGGTCGAATTAAAGACATCGACCGGCAAATACAGACCATCATCAACTTGTTGAATCAATCTTTAAAATCATAA
- a CDS encoding DinB family protein, translating into MANRRSFLKQTAALTAATTIAPIAGAFATPRPQETGTGLYLIGPTEGYAPFIGTLLGTMNMMRTWVKNQVESLSVQELDWQIDDKSNSIGAMLWHLAATERYYQLNTFENLEWGTWSEDIKAEWDLPMSLGEEGREKIKGNNIDFYFEKLDGVRAETERWFATLDDDWLWKSEEFFGNEPTNNYAKWFHVCEHESNHNGQIKFLKKRM; encoded by the coding sequence ATGGCCAACAGAAGATCCTTTCTCAAGCAGACCGCAGCACTGACCGCAGCGACAACTATTGCCCCGATTGCGGGAGCATTCGCAACTCCGCGACCGCAAGAAACGGGAACGGGACTCTACCTTATTGGACCGACGGAAGGCTATGCGCCCTTTATTGGCACCTTATTGGGCACCATGAACATGATGCGAACATGGGTCAAAAATCAGGTCGAAAGCCTCAGCGTGCAAGAACTCGATTGGCAGATTGACGACAAGTCGAACTCTATCGGGGCCATGCTCTGGCACTTAGCCGCCACAGAGCGCTACTACCAACTGAACACTTTTGAGAACCTTGAATGGGGTACATGGAGTGAAGACATCAAGGCCGAATGGGATCTTCCTATGAGTCTAGGCGAGGAAGGCCGTGAAAAGATCAAAGGCAACAACATTGATTTCTATTTCGAAAAGCTCGACGGTGTTCGTGCGGAAACCGAACGCTGGTTCGCCACACTGGACGACGATTGGCTTTGGAAGTCCGAGGAGTTCTTCGGCAACGAGCCAACGAACAACTACGCTAAGTGGTTTCACGTCTGTGAGCACGAATCCAACCACAACGGACAAATCAAATTCCTGAAGAAAAGGATGTAA